aaagtacttTGTGGTTTCATATtgtgtgttatttaaaaattaaatatctacctatacatatttgtcttcattaatttaacataactcatcaattatttttaaaaatgaattataaagaataatttatagatgcCTAACCACTATTCTGGACTGATACAAGTATGGGATTGGTTAATGATTTGGAGTCTCGTACCTGtacataagaataaaaaatgtattacacatatataatttaatatttttacatttcgtGTAGAAcagtaaatgattaatttaactttttgcaattatgaatatgtttttttttgtccttGATATCTACATTCTTAAACATTATGGGTGATGGTTGGTTGGGCATGTGAGTGGTGAAatggaattaaataaaaattatagttttatttaattgtgctaatattatattattaataatatcactatcaaaatgtcaatattttaaagggttaagatttaaaattgagCATTATGTGTTACTTTTTGTGAGAATGTTTGTTAGATAAGCTACTTTGAtggatcaaaagtaaaaattcctaaaacctacgtttcaaaataatcagaaaacaaattatggtaaaatagtaataattgtttttaaaattcttactagtataaataaaaaagttaaatgaaAATCCACATTCATTCTTTATACATAATCATtggaaattcaaattatattgaaattagatattcatatgtaaaataacaagTTCACATCTATAGCGACTTGTTACCTActttgttgtaaattattaagaaaaatattaatcctaAACATAGGTACCGATTTAAaacataagttaaataaacttagtagttaataacaataataatgtaaaaatagtataatataatataggtaggtaagtgatgtttttttttttttaataataaaacagttagTTAATTCAACCTTTTGTTTATTGTCCTGCTaataaaagcaataaaaataaattatatacctaatatagtaGTATCTTAAATAGTAGCTGACATATTGACTCTACACAGCATTGTTTAtcatgtacaataatttattattgaattcaaattggcACATCCATTACATtgatatgtaggtatactcAAAATCTACTTAACACAGGTAATTCAGTAGAGTAATTTCTATTTCTTGTAATATTATCGActgtattaggtattatatatattatatattttagatttttccattttaaacTTAACTGTACCTTAGTAcctttaatactattttactttatcttaattataccttttattaatggattatgtacaaaaaacaaaggaaaatatttaacaaatgtaGGAACCTAGGGATTTGCTGATtgtaatattgcaatattttttatttttcaaatgaaatatttaaaatcgtatttttttattattctattataataaaatgcaagTTTGTTacctaatgaaattaaaagtaaacatgTAGTAATAAACTAtcgatatttaatgtttaggtatatacttaaatttcttaaaattgtcaatattCGTCAAGATTCATTAAGATTAAACTTTAtgaaaaacaatgataaaataaatttattcaacaaaaatCAGACATACTTTACAGCACTGATTAgtcaataacatatatatgtctattaaatatataattatgatacaaacaaactattaaattgattaacatTACTGCTaaggaataattataataaaaaatgaagtttcaaattattgtataacataccaattcttaaaatatgaaaataaaatatagaaataaacatatcattttttagttGCCAAATAAAGTTTGGAAAGCATTAGGTAGCAATTCAACAATATCTGTTGTAATCATATTTCGACCTTTTGCTTTAAAcgctaatttatttgtatgtctAGTAAGTGCACTCGCTGCATAAGCAGCAAGAACTTCTGGATCTAATTCATCACAATAGTGTGTTTGCTTGGAAGCCCAATAAGCAAAAGTGCCCATACTTCCTGCTAATATATCTCCTTGACCTCCACATCGTCTAGTTGAACCTGGTTCAGTACACACTAAAGTTCCTCTTATATTTGCTATAACATCTTCAGCTccttttaatactataacataattaCCTCCTAATTTGTTCATAAGTGCCTGGACATCAGTCACTGTTGGTTCATATGTTTGACGCCCAATTAGTCTACTagataatttagttaattcgTGAACATTTGGAGTAAGGTAAATACAACCAttataaaatcgaaatgttTCTGGTTCAATTACATTAAGAGAATCTGCATCAGCTATTATTGGCAttcttttattgttaaaatttgattcTCTACTGATGTGTTCAAAAATACGTCTAACAGCATCTTGAGCAATAGGGCTAGTACCAAGTCCTGGTCCTACAACCAGAGAGTGAAGCTTTTCTAACCAGGGCTTTAAACGGTCAATACAATCTGGACTGTCCAAATATGGCAACACAATAAGTTCTGGCGAGTATGACTTTATAACTGGAGCAGCAGATTTGAAACAAAACACATAAACAAGATCAGCTCCTGTACGTAACGCACTAATGGCTGCATAGTAGGGGGCTCCTGTGTATTCTTCACAACCTCCAATAACACCAATTCTTCCAGATTGTCCTTTATGAAGATTGTGCGATAAAATTGGTAATAGAGTTTTGCATTTattcatcatatttatatgtgaGGTCATTGtgcaaaatatctaaatacaaatagtaaacaataagtagtgttaaaaaaaaattctcaagcaataatgtaaatagtctacctatatgttttattaaattgacagtttattttcaaatgtgtTTTGCTTcagtaaaaaaagtatagtataaaagtaaaatataaaaggaataaaaaataacacggATATTAAATTGCCAATTTCTAACGaagtattaacaattttactatatatactatgagaaaattcttaatattgGTTTTCCATCTacaataaatctatataactatttacactacgaattaaaatgtttaatatactgGATAACCAATAGCCTAACATCCCAAAACCAACAATACTTCAAGATAAGAAGCTCCTAAACTAAAAAGTGTAAAGGTATACTAGCGCTCCAAGggaattaattgtatactaattgattaactattttaagcattatagtacaatcatttttttaaacgattgtTTTAAAGCATTTAAGCATttgctcattttttttttgtgttttgatTCACCAAGTATGAATACTGTCCCATTAGTCATTCTTatagttgataataaaaaaaaaatatttgttaatcaGTTTTGTAAgttatgttttaaacaaagaaactttaaaccaatatttataccgaaaaatcatatttaattatcaagtaTTCTTTCAAAAGTTGTCTCTAATAaccatatacctataaactagctgcataattttatatatcttaaaaaccattaattaacatacaatatttgaatattatatggtaataCTGCTAATACTTAATACTATGACTATTATAGGtcatatcttattaaaaataacattaattcttggttaaatataatgaggaactaaaaagttataaaaatatgtgaatagtaatatgaaaaaaaaatcaaatttacataCACAGTTaaagaacattaaaaaaaatgttacattgTTTTTGGGTCTATcaggaatattaaatagtatgtattgaatttatgGCTGatgtaacatatattatatttaacagttattttttttttttttgctattttcATATTCTATATCAGAATGTATTCTTTTAATCCTTGTTATTTTGGAAGTTAAtatcatagaaatatatatatatatatgtcgattttcaagaaaaaataatttataatttataataaataattatttgaaaggaaccaataaaatataaatttttttataggacattttaaatataactgtttAAGTACAATAGTAACATATAAGTACTTAGTacactataattatagtaattctttcatttatattaagcaattttatcttttttaaataaaaaaatttatttttgttttcttaaagTATAACTTAATTACATTGTGGTAAATGTATATCTTTTCTTCTCGTCTACTAGAATAGACAACGTATTGTTCAGTACTATAACAACTACTCGTatgttcatataaattaacattagtataaaagtattgtcaatagaaaatataaaaaaagtaataaatttaaattacaataaattattgttacttataacagttaaaattaaaactaaataacttttatgatctaggttcttttaattttacaatcttAATATTATCGGCACTTTTTATATGGGATATGTCTTGCGGAGTGAGGAATATGAATTGATTTTTACGATTTTCAATAGCCATCATCAGCAGCTGAGTAGTGGCTAAACGATTAACATTGTccatatatacatcatattcaTCAATAGAGTAAAATGGCAATTGCATGTTGCTCCATAATGCCAAAATCAAAGCAACTGTAGCAAATGTCCGTTCACCACCAGACGCACATGAAGTACTTATGTTATCAAACATTGAAATTATCATACTTTGTTCATGTTGATCAATTTCGAGCTTACCTTTAATTTTACGCAATATAAGCACCAAATCAAAAGATTCAATCACTTTTAATCGAACAAActcaatatagtttttaagagCTATTGTACTAAGCTCAACAGATTTTTTGTTtgctttataaatatctacaatttgtttatataaagcACTATGAAGAATAAATTCTTCTTTTTTCTTCTTATATTCATCTCTTAAGACTAGATGGTTTTCACCTCTTTTCTTCAACTCCATTTCTAATAACTGGTATTTATGATTGGTTTCTTCTATGTCTCTCCTTATATCTTCTTCATTACGTGTTACTAGAATTTTTTCACATAGTTGTTCAgcttgttttttttctctttctagattttttttttcattttctgcttttttaactaaattacttaataattgttttttttcagttaaagtattattaatttgcaatatttctgttttatatctattaatttgaGCCTGGAAGGTTTCAATTTCTTCCAATAATGCAGAACGATCGGTGTTATCAATAATAGATTTTGCATTTTGTAGTCGCTTATTTATTGCACTAATTTCTTCTTCGTACTTTGGAAGTGGTTTCAtggaattttcttttatttctttGGCTTTAGCTATTCTTAAATCCACTTCATTTATTTCTTCAGTAAGAGTAGCTATTCTATCGTCTTGTTCTTCTTCACATTTAGTTTTaagttcatttattttttttgagtattcATCCAACTTGGCCTTAAGTAATCTTGTTTCTGattgagttttattaaaatgttgttgtttttctatttttgattgttcaaaattttcaaattctctgtttagattattaattttgatttccaattcttttttttcacGTTTCAAACTATTAATAGCAACAGAAACATCACTTTGCAAGAGAATTGGTTCACTAGGACTTTGTAAAGAATATACTCTATATGCAGGGCTAGGATAAATTTGAGTTCCATCTAAAGTTAAACTAAAGTGGCAATTTCTAGGaacttttgatatattttccattaaaGGCATAGCTTCAACTGTGTCATCTACAAGCATTATTGTTTCAATACGATTGTTATCAATCAGACAATTAGCTACTACAGGACTAGTGAAATTCAACatacgaaataaattattttgagtttCTTTAGCAGTAATGTTATGaactttatcaaaaaatttgcTAGTAATAACAGTGGGTTTTCTTGCATTTCCTATAATTGTTCTATCCATTATTGATTGAAGTACTTTATTGTCTGTAAAATTATCaactaaaaatgttcttaaattCGCTCGACCTAAGAAGTTTTCGATTGAAAATATCCATTTGTCATcgtttactttaatatatgcCCCAATGGGAcctattggtttttttataaatttattttgattaaaggcaatttcaatatttttaactaactgTGGCATCCAGTtcccataaaaattaattctgtcTTCTTGCTGAGACATActgttaatatttctattaagttcacctatttttctttgtatagGAGTAACCtcattattctttaaatttccAATTCTCTGCTTCAGTTCATCAATTGTATTGCGTAGAGTTTGTTCATGCTCCAAATTAGTTTTCCATGCTGCTTCAACTTCAGAACAATTTTGCTCATATCTTGCTAGCATTTCTTTATACTGTGCTAACGTATTAGTATTGCCTTTTTTACGTTCAACTTCCATGTGTTTTTCTAAATCTTTCCTATcactgattaataattttaaagcagAATCATATTTTCTAATAGATTGCTTCACTGAATCACACTCACTAATTTTTTCCTGCAATTCTTTTTTTGTCTTCATAAAAACCATATGATTATGTGCGCGAGAATCTTCAATATTCGtcaattcatttttctttACCATTAATGTTTCTGaagttgttttaatattctgttccaaaatgtttgttttgtcTGTATTTTCAgacacattacatttaagagaCTCAATTTGATGTAAACATTCTTCATATATGTTTTCATGTTGATGAACAGTATACCAAGCATACTcattttcaaattgaaatttactatttttcaatgtttccagctgtttagattttttttcataagtcTCAAATTCACTTACTTCTTTGAAACATTGATTCAAAAcacttttaacattttcaagtttttctgAATACTCTGttgcaattaattttgt
This sequence is a window from Rhopalosiphum maidis isolate BTI-1 chromosome 1, ASM367621v3, whole genome shotgun sequence. Protein-coding genes within it:
- the LOC113557248 gene encoding ATP-dependent (S)-NAD(P)H-hydrate dehydratase, with protein sequence MTSHINMMNKCKTLLPILSHNLHKGQSGRIGVIGGCEEYTGAPYYAAISALRTGADLVYVFCFKSAAPVIKSYSPELIVLPYLDSPDCIDRLKPWLEKLHSLVVGPGLGTSPIAQDAVRRIFEHISRESNFNNKRMPIIADADSLNVIEPETFRFYNGCIYLTPNVHELTKLSSRLIGRQTYEPTVTDVQALMNKLGGNYVIVLKGAEDVIANIRGTLVCTEPGSTRRCGGQGDILAGSMGTFAYWASKQTHYCDELDPEVLAAYAASALTRHTNKLAFKAKGRNMITTDIVELLPNAFQTLFGN
- the LOC113556647 gene encoding structural maintenance of chromosomes protein 6, which produces MNSKSKLSQKFSQINSQYNDEDWYNGSIKSITLENFMCHSNFHLTLNPRINFISGLNGSGKSAIQTALVVGFGARASTTNRASSLKSLIKYGESLATISITIANSGEGNGDCGPYKPEVYGKQITIVRQITESSTTYKFLNENNKVVKNHKNELKNLTLHFNILVDNPICVMNQAMVKTFHKSANPNAKYDLFYKAISANVYNENIEETKLIATEYSEKLENVKSVLNQCFKEVSEFETYEKKSKQLETLKNSKFQFENEYAWYTVHQHENIYEECLHQIESLKCNVSENTDKTNILEQNIKTTSETLMVKKNELTNIEDSRAHNHMVFMKTKKELQEKISECDSVKQSIRKYDSALKLLISDRKDLEKHMEVERKKGNTNTLAQYKEMLARYEQNCSEVEAAWKTNLEHEQTLRNTIDELKQRIGNLKNNEVTPIQRKIGELNRNINSMSQQEDRINFYGNWMPQLVKNIEIAFNQNKFIKKPIGPIGAYIKVNDDKWIFSIENFLGRANLRTFLVDNFTDNKVLQSIMDRTIIGNARKPTVITSKFFDKVHNITAKETQNNLFRMLNFTSPVVANCLIDNNRIETIMLVDDTVEAMPLMENISKVPRNCHFSLTLDGTQIYPSPAYRVYSLQSPSEPILLQSDVSVAINSLKREKKELEIKINNLNREFENFEQSKIEKQQHFNKTQSETRLLKAKLDEYSKKINELKTKCEEEQDDRIATLTEEINEVDLRIAKAKEIKENSMKPLPKYEEEISAINKRLQNAKSIIDNTDRSALLEEIETFQAQINRYKTEILQINNTLTEKKQLLSNLVKKAENEKKNLEREKKQAEQLCEKILVTRNEEDIRRDIEETNHKYQLLEMELKKRGENHLVLRDEYKKKKEEFILHSALYKQIVDIYKANKKSVELSTIALKNYIEFVRLKVIESFDLVLILRKIKGKLEIDQHEQSMIISMFDNISTSCASGGERTFATVALILALWSNMQLPFYSIDEYDVYMDNVNRLATTQLLMMAIENRKNQFIFLTPQDISHIKSADNIKIVKLKEPRS